A stretch of DNA from Malus sylvestris chromosome 9, drMalSylv7.2, whole genome shotgun sequence:
AAGAATGAGTTTGAGCGTGTTAATGGGACCCAAATTGAAACTGCTGCAAGACCTTATGCATTCATTAAATTCGGTAGGTCTATTGCCATAAACTATTGTCCGTCATATCATATGTTAGACTTGTGTACTTATTATCTGCATTTTTGTTCTCCTTTTGCTGGGTTTGATTTCCTTCCACATTTTTGTGTTTAAAAGATACATTCATacagaaaacaaagaaattgtACCAGGACACTCGCACTCAGCGGAATATTGCAAAGTTGAATGATGAGCTGTATGAAGTCCACCAAATAATGACTCGCAATGTTCAGGAAGTGCTTGGTGTTGGTGAAAAGTTGGACCGTAAGTCTCTCTATTTGCTTCTAGATggaagtttgtttgtttgtgtatATGTGATAAATTTCCTCCTGAATTTCAATTTTGCAGAGGTCAGTCAAATGTCGAGCCGTTTAACATCAGAATCTCGCATATATGCTGATAAAGCAAGAGATTTGAATCGACAGGTTAGTCTTATCTGATTAGCCATGATAGGCACGAGTTTAAACTAATATTATATGGATTCCCAAACATTACATATCATATGATTTCCCTTTACACCCCATCCTTGATTCCTGTATGAATGATGTAGCGTCCAATCATTTCCATTACCATATTCTTTGGATTGGACATCTTTTGTGCGTCTCAAATTCAATCAAGTTGTAATGTCTTGTGGCGAGTATGAATGCAGTTGTGGCTGAGGCATTTTCATGAcatctttgttttgtttacttGAATACTTGTTCAAAAGCTGTTAGTTATGCATGCCACTGGGCTTATTAAACTCAAGTACCTGTTTACTGATGGTGCTGTATGCCGGTGCTATTGCTAAGCCATAATAATTGAGTATTTCTTTGTACGAAGTAGGTCTTTCTAGCCACATTTGTTTGAATTAGGAATATTGCCTTCTCCAATCTGCCACGAGTTCTCTAGATTGAGCTGTTTATGTCAAAGAATTTATGTCATATGTAACTTCTATTGTCCAAGTAATGTAGCGGAAACTTATCATTTCACACATTTGTTAATTGTAGGCTCTGATCCGAAAGTACGCGCCTATTGCCATTGTGCTTGGAGTTGTTTTCCTCCTTTTCTGGGTCAAAACAAAGCTCTGGTGATCAAACTGCTTCATCTATGTTCTGAATTTGTGGCAATTTTGACGGGCTTCTGTTTGTTGCGCTGGACTGTTTCCATTCCATACGGGACTTGGGAACTTCAGATTGGCCGCCTTATCCTCGTGAAAGATTTAAAAGATGTTTCGGGGTTACTTTTGTTGGTCACGCCGAGTTTGATTGAGAAAATTAATTCTGTAAGAACCTCTGCTGGTGGGAACATATCCACCCTTACGGAAGAGAGACCCCTCAAAATAACAGATTGAGGAGTCAGATCTTATCAGTTATCATACTACTAAGTACAAGGGAGTAGATTTTGCTGTTTTATATATACAATGTCAAAATTCACTCACTGTCTAATATTATTTGTGGCGTTTGGTCAGTACCTATCAACAGGAGCGCATTGGTGCCGCGCATTCTGTCGATTGCCTTGTTTATGATTCTTGCACAAATAATGCACCATACACAAT
This window harbors:
- the LOC126583258 gene encoding 25.3 kDa vesicle transport protein-like, whose amino-acid sequence is MVKLTMIARVTDGLPLAEGLDDGRDVKDSEFYKQQVKALFKNLSTGQNEPSRMSVETGPFVFHYIIEGRVCYLTMCDRAYPKKLAFQYLEDLKNEFERVNGTQIETAARPYAFIKFDTFIQKTKKLYQDTRTQRNIAKLNDELYEVHQIMTRNVQEVLGVGEKLDQVSQMSSRLTSESRIYADKARDLNRQALIRKYAPIAIVLGVVFLLFWVKTKLW